A region of Bacteroidales bacterium DNA encodes the following proteins:
- the udk gene encoding uridine kinase: MLIIGIAGGTGSGKTTVVKKMIKSFSENEVAILSQDSYYKDNGHLSIEERKGINFDHPNALEFELLTDHINKLKKGEIIQQPIYSYLTCTRSEKTVSINPKHVIIVEGILILTNKNLRDLFDIKVFVHADADDRLMRVINRDIAERGRTVEMVLERYEKTVKPMHLQFIEPSKNYADLIIPQGGNNIVAIDILTSIIKMNLKKEGLEL; encoded by the coding sequence ATGCTTATTATTGGTATTGCAGGCGGTACAGGTTCAGGCAAAACAACAGTAGTAAAAAAAATGATTAAAAGTTTTTCTGAAAATGAAGTTGCAATTTTATCGCAAGATTCATATTATAAAGACAATGGTCATTTATCTATCGAAGAAAGAAAAGGAATTAATTTTGATCATCCTAATGCATTAGAATTTGAGTTATTAACTGACCATATAAATAAATTAAAAAAAGGTGAAATAATTCAACAACCAATCTATTCATATTTAACTTGTACAAGGTCAGAAAAAACAGTTTCAATTAATCCTAAGCATGTTATAATAGTTGAAGGTATTTTAATTTTAACAAATAAAAATTTAAGAGATTTATTCGATATAAAAGTTTTTGTACATGCCGATGCCGATGATAGATTAATGCGTGTAATAAACAGGGATATTGCCGAAAGAGGCAGAACTGTGGAAATGGTTTTAGAAAGATATGAGAAAACAGTAAAACCAATGCATTTGCAATTTATTGAACCTTCAAAAAATTATGCCGATTTAATAATCCCTCAGGGAGGAAACAATATTGTAGCTATTGATATACTTACATCAATAATTAAAATGAATTTAAAAAAAGAAGGTTTAGAATTATAG
- a CDS encoding pyridoxine 5'-phosphate synthase — MTKLSININKIATLRNARGGNIPNVLQATKDCQRFGAQGITVHPRPDERHIRYQDAIDIKPVITTEFNIEGYPSINFLDLVCKIKPDQVTLVPDPPHALTSDSGWDTKSEKAFLTEVVAELKDYEIRTSIFVDTDPENIINAKDTGTDRIELYTEPYAQNFSKNKEEAIKPFINAANIAIELGIGINAGHDLNLENLNYFCKNIPNLKEVSIGHALISDALYFGLENVIQMYLRLLQ, encoded by the coding sequence ATGACTAAGCTCAGTATAAATATCAATAAAATTGCTACTTTAAGAAATGCAAGAGGAGGTAATATTCCAAATGTTTTACAAGCTACCAAAGATTGTCAACGTTTTGGGGCACAGGGAATTACCGTCCACCCCAGACCTGATGAACGTCATATACGGTATCAGGATGCTATTGATATTAAACCTGTTATTACAACAGAATTTAATATTGAAGGATATCCATCTATAAATTTTTTAGATTTAGTTTGTAAAATAAAGCCCGATCAGGTTACTCTTGTTCCTGATCCGCCCCATGCACTTACGTCTGATTCAGGGTGGGATACAAAATCAGAAAAAGCATTTTTAACAGAAGTTGTTGCTGAACTTAAAGATTATGAAATAAGAACTTCGATATTTGTTGATACTGATCCTGAAAATATAATAAATGCAAAAGATACAGGTACAGACCGTATTGAATTATATACCGAACCATATGCACAAAATTTCTCAAAAAATAAAGAAGAAGCTATTAAACCTTTTATTAATGCTGCAAATATTGCCATTGAGCTTGGAATTGGTATTAATGCCGGACATGATCTAAATCTTGAAAATCTGAATTATTTTTGTAAAAATATTCCTAACCTTAAAGAAGTATCTATTGGACATGCTTTAATTTCTGATGCTTTATATTTTGGACTGGAAAATGTAATTCAAATGTATTTAAGATTGTTGCAATAA
- a CDS encoding GIY-YIG nuclease family protein, whose product MFYTYVLLSEKDDNLYIGFTKDLKLRFEQHRKGFVKSTKNRRPLNLIYYEACLIQDDAIRREKYLKTYYGKMFIRKRLKSYFTG is encoded by the coding sequence ATGTTTTATACATATGTTTTGTTAAGTGAAAAAGATGATAATTTATATATTGGTTTTACAAAAGATTTAAAATTAAGATTTGAACAACACAGAAAAGGTTTTGTAAAATCAACAAAAAATAGAAGGCCATTAAATTTGATATATTATGAGGCATGTTTAATACAAGATGATGCAATTAGAAGAGAAAAGTATTTAAAAACGTATTATGGAAAAATGTTTATTAGAAAACGACTCAAATCTTATTTCACAGGGTAG
- a CDS encoding four helix bundle protein, with amino-acid sequence MKLEELQVYQLSMEIGEKVWNIVINWDYFLKDTIGRQLVRAVDSVAANLSSPSEIILNL; translated from the coding sequence ATGAAATTGGAAGAATTACAGGTTTATCAATTATCAATGGAGATTGGTGAAAAAGTATGGAATATAGTAATCAATTGGGATTATTTTTTAAAGGATACTATTGGAAGACAATTGGTTAGGGCTGTTGATTCAGTAGCAGCAAACCTAAGTTCACCCAGTGAAATAATTTTAAATCTTTAA
- a CDS encoding alpha/beta fold hydrolase, whose amino-acid sequence MQLFYRKFGQGQPVIILHGLYGSSDNWVTVGKKLADNFEVFLIDQRNHGKSPHSAYHNYELMKNDLLEFMDEHFIKKAVIIGHSMGGKTAMFFSLDFPERLNSLIVIDISPKSYLNLTDYSPLAIKHLNIINAMLSIDFSLVKKRNDADSVLAKTINSVIQRQFLLKNIHRDKNNNFSWKLNIEAIRNNLPDILDGLNKNISEENKTTDFPVLFIKGENSDYIQKKDYTLIRNIFPYADIKVIKNASHWVLAEKPIELINIISEFIHR is encoded by the coding sequence ATGCAATTATTTTATAGAAAATTTGGACAGGGACAGCCTGTTATTATTCTTCACGGACTTTATGGATCTTCTGATAATTGGGTTACTGTTGGAAAAAAATTAGCTGATAATTTTGAAGTTTTTTTGATCGACCAAAGAAATCATGGCAAATCGCCTCATAGTGCATATCATAATTATGAACTAATGAAAAATGATTTGCTCGAATTTATGGATGAGCATTTTATTAAAAAAGCTGTAATTATAGGGCATTCTATGGGAGGCAAAACTGCAATGTTTTTTTCATTGGATTTTCCCGAAAGGTTAAATTCACTTATTGTAATTGACATTTCACCTAAATCATATTTGAATTTAACAGATTACTCACCCTTAGCTATTAAGCATTTGAATATTATTAACGCTATGTTATCAATTGATTTTAGCTTAGTTAAAAAACGTAATGATGCAGATAGTGTACTGGCAAAAACCATAAATTCGGTTATTCAAAGACAATTTCTATTAAAAAATATACATCGGGATAAAAATAATAACTTTTCATGGAAACTTAATATTGAAGCGATTAGAAACAATTTACCTGATATTTTAGATGGTTTAAATAAAAATATCTCAGAAGAAAATAAAACTACTGATTTTCCTGTATTATTTATTAAAGGAGAAAACTCTGATTATATACAGAAAAAAGATTATACTTTAATAAGAAACATTTTTCCTTATGCGGATATTAAAGTAATTAAAAATGCAAGTCACTGGGTTCTTGCAGAAAAGCCAATTGAATTGATAAATATTATATCTGAATTTATTCACAGATAA
- a CDS encoding class I mannose-6-phosphate isomerase: protein MKKLYPLKFKPILKDKIWGGDKLKLILNKNYAPLPNCGESWEISGVQDNISVVSNGFLADNNLEEIIEVYMGDLVGDKVYDLFGMKFPLLIKFIDANDQLSIQVHPDDELAFKRHKGFGKTEMWYIINADNNAELISGFNKDVNKKEYINHLNQNTLKEILNIEKVSSGNVFFIPSGRVHAICKGIVLAEIQQTSDVTYRIYDWDRIDTNGKKRDLHTELALDAIDFKYYSDYKTKYFKKLNESSTLINCKYFTTNILEFNQTIEKDYNNIDSFIILMCIEGEYLIKYDNKEKPVKAYKGETILLPACIKYFELKPLTQTKLLEIYISGIKK from the coding sequence ATGAAAAAATTATATCCGTTAAAATTCAAACCAATTTTAAAAGATAAAATATGGGGAGGTGATAAATTAAAATTAATTTTAAATAAAAATTATGCTCCGCTTCCAAATTGTGGAGAAAGCTGGGAAATATCAGGTGTTCAGGATAATATTTCTGTAGTTTCAAATGGCTTTCTTGCTGATAACAACCTTGAGGAAATAATAGAAGTATATATGGGAGATTTGGTTGGGGATAAAGTTTATGACTTGTTTGGAATGAAATTTCCGCTATTAATTAAATTTATTGACGCTAACGATCAACTGTCTATACAGGTTCATCCTGATGATGAATTAGCTTTTAAACGTCATAAAGGTTTTGGGAAAACTGAAATGTGGTACATTATAAATGCTGATAATAATGCCGAATTAATCTCCGGGTTTAATAAGGATGTTAACAAAAAGGAATACATTAATCACTTAAACCAAAATACATTAAAAGAAATTTTAAATATTGAGAAAGTAAGTAGTGGAAATGTATTTTTTATACCGTCAGGTAGGGTTCACGCAATTTGTAAAGGCATTGTACTTGCTGAAATCCAACAAACTTCAGATGTAACTTATAGAATATATGATTGGGACAGAATTGATACAAACGGAAAAAAACGTGATTTACATACTGAATTAGCTTTAGATGCAATTGATTTTAAATATTACAGTGATTATAAAACAAAATATTTTAAAAAACTTAACGAAAGTTCAACATTAATTAATTGTAAATACTTTACAACTAATATTTTAGAATTTAATCAAACAATAGAAAAAGACTATAACAATATTGATTCATTTATTATTCTTATGTGTATTGAAGGTGAATATTTAATAAAATATGACAACAAAGAAAAACCTGTAAAAGCATATAAGGGAGAAACAATTTTATTACCGGCTTGTATAAAATATTTTGAATTAAAACCATTAACACAAACAAAATTGCTTGAAATCTATATTTCAGGTATCAAAAAATAA
- a CDS encoding 3'-5' exonuclease → MLERINEEKILFLDIETVPCEPDFDNLDNKFQELWDKKTSYIQEKENKSGKDVYEKAGIFAEFGKIICISCAFISKINNTKSLRIKSFFGDDEKLILSGFIELLNKYYYSDGFLLCAHNGKEFDFPYIARRILINGLKLPKLLDIAGKKPWEIKHLDTMELWKFGDYKHYTSLDLLTKIFNISTPKDDISGSDVSKVYWEEKDLQRIVKYCQKDVLAVVQLFFKYRGEELIPEENIEIIS, encoded by the coding sequence ATGTTAGAAAGAATTAATGAAGAAAAAATACTGTTCTTGGATATTGAAACCGTTCCTTGCGAACCTGATTTTGATAATCTTGATAATAAATTTCAGGAACTTTGGGATAAAAAAACTTCTTATATTCAGGAAAAAGAAAATAAATCTGGTAAAGATGTATATGAAAAAGCAGGTATTTTTGCCGAATTTGGCAAAATCATTTGTATTTCCTGTGCATTTATTAGTAAAATAAATAATACAAAATCTTTAAGAATTAAATCTTTTTTCGGTGATGATGAAAAATTAATTCTTTCCGGTTTTATAGAACTTCTAAACAAATATTATTATTCTGATGGTTTTTTACTTTGTGCACATAATGGTAAAGAATTTGATTTCCCTTACATTGCACGGCGTATATTAATTAATGGATTAAAACTTCCAAAATTACTTGATATTGCAGGAAAAAAACCATGGGAAATAAAACATCTTGATACAATGGAATTATGGAAATTTGGCGATTATAAACATTATACCTCATTAGATTTATTAACAAAAATTTTTAATATTTCCACACCAAAAGATGATATTAGCGGAAGTGATGTTAGCAAAGTTTACTGGGAAGAAAAAGATTTACAAAGAATAGTTAAATATTGTCAAAAAGACGTATTAGCTGTAGTGCAATTATTTTTCAAATATCGAGGCGAAGAATTAATTCCTGAAGAAAATATTGAAATTATCTCCTGA
- a CDS encoding four helix bundle protein: protein MEKCLLENDSNLISQGRGFGRYHYKEAKNFSYYSRGSLYETKTWHTKAYNRNLITEEEFQIFQNEINNIGIKLNNYIKSIGKNIK from the coding sequence ATGGAAAAATGTTTATTAGAAAACGACTCAAATCTTATTTCACAGGGTAGAGGTTTTGGAAGATATCATTATAAAGAAGCCAAGAATTTCAGTTATTATTCCAGAGGCTCCTTGTACGAAACCAAAACATGGCATACTAAAGCATATAATAGAAATTTAATTACCGAAGAAGAATTTCAAATTTTCCAAAATGAAATCAATAATATTGGAATAAAACTGAATAACTACATCAAATCAATAGGAAAAAACATAAAATAA
- a CDS encoding YihA family ribosome biogenesis GTP-binding protein has product MLIKTARFIISNVDVKKCPSAVYPEYAFVGRSNVGKSSLINMLTNNKSLAKISSKPGKTKLINHFLINNNWYLVDLPGYGYAKISKKERTLIGKIIKQYIEKRENLTCLFLLIDSRLKPQQNDMEFIEWLGINKVPIALVFTKTDKLSKYQLDSNITNFKNELLKQWEKLPQYFLTSAKTKKGKDEILNYIWEINKNM; this is encoded by the coding sequence ATACTTATTAAAACGGCGAGATTTATTATAAGTAATGTTGATGTAAAAAAATGTCCTTCTGCGGTTTATCCTGAATATGCATTTGTTGGAAGATCAAATGTCGGGAAATCTTCATTAATAAATATGCTTACTAATAATAAAAGTCTTGCTAAAATATCATCAAAGCCGGGAAAAACAAAATTGATAAATCATTTTTTAATTAATAATAATTGGTATTTGGTTGACTTGCCCGGATATGGATATGCAAAAATTTCAAAAAAAGAAAGAACACTAATAGGTAAGATAATAAAACAATATATTGAAAAGAGAGAAAATCTAACTTGTTTATTTTTATTGATAGATTCCAGATTAAAACCACAACAAAACGACATGGAATTTATTGAATGGTTAGGTATTAATAAGGTTCCAATCGCTTTGGTCTTTACTAAAACAGATAAATTATCAAAGTACCAGCTTGATTCAAATATTACAAACTTTAAAAATGAATTATTGAAACAATGGGAAAAACTTCCACAATATTTTTTAACATCAGCCAAAACCAAAAAAGGTAAGGATGAAATACTAAATTATATTTGGGAAATAAACAAAAACATGTAG
- a CDS encoding CBS domain-containing protein, producing MLAKDLLSDTVPSLKTSDTGTTALNWMEIFRISHLPIVNNKELLGVISDADIYDLNASDEAIGNHKLSLFNPYVYYNQHIYEVLELVSKLKLTIVPVLNNKQEYMGLITMQNLIQNFATLSALGNPGGIIVLELNDNDYYLSQIAQIIESNDAKILSLYISSSVDSTKLDLTLKINKTDLSGIIQTFERYNYQIKASFLKDDELDQLYKERFDSFIKYLNI from the coding sequence ATGTTAGCAAAAGATTTATTATCTGATACAGTACCTTCGTTAAAAACATCAGATACGGGTACTACAGCTCTTAACTGGATGGAAATTTTTAGAATATCACATTTGCCTATAGTTAATAATAAAGAATTACTTGGAGTGATTTCTGATGCTGATATTTATGATTTGAACGCATCCGATGAAGCCATAGGAAATCACAAGTTATCTTTATTTAATCCTTATGTATATTATAATCAACATATTTATGAAGTACTTGAGTTAGTTTCTAAATTAAAATTAACTATTGTTCCTGTATTAAATAACAAACAAGAATATATGGGGCTTATTACTATGCAGAATTTAATTCAAAATTTTGCAACTCTTTCAGCATTAGGAAATCCCGGAGGAATTATTGTATTGGAACTTAATGATAATGATTATTATTTAAGCCAAATTGCTCAAATAATTGAAAGTAATGACGCAAAAATATTAAGTTTATATATATCTTCTTCCGTTGATTCAACAAAATTAGATTTAACTTTAAAAATTAATAAAACCGATTTGTCAGGTATTATACAAACTTTTGAACGTTACAACTATCAAATTAAAGCTTCATTTTTAAAAGATGATGAGTTAGATCAATTATATAAAGAAAGATTTGATTCTTTTATAAAGTACCTGAATATTTAG